TTCCATCCGGGATGCGCGCGAGGCGGTGGCAGCTGTCCGCAATCTCGAACGAGGGACATTGAGCATCGGCACCGTCCAAAGTCTGCCGGCGTTTCTCGATCTGCCCTCGCTCATCGCAAAATTCCACACCTTGCATCCCGGCGTTGAGGTCAAACTGCGTCAAGGCAGCTCTTCGGAACTCATCGAAAGAATCAAAAACGGTCGTCTCGATCTGGCCTTTTTCCCGCTCAGCGAGTCACCAGCCGACATCAAGACTGATATGATTGCCTGCGAGCCCCTCGTCCTGGCATGTGCTGCAGGGCACCCCCTCGCGGGGGCGCAAGGGGTCTCTTTGGCCGCTCTGAAAGATGAGCCCTTTGTCGATTTCGAACCGGCTTGGGGGACACGAAGGCTGGTTGACCAGGCATTCTTCGGCGCCGGCATTGGCCGACACATTGCCTTCGAGGTCAGCGATCTTGAAACGCTCGTTGAGTTGGTAAGGCGAGGCATGGGCGTGGCTCTTCTGCCCGAAGCCGTCGCGGAAGCTCGCCGCGCCTCGTTGGGAATTGCTTGTCTCGCCGGCCCGGAGATTTGCTGGGAACTCGTGGTAGCCTATCAGACAGTCGAAGGCGACGATCAGCGACCGCCAGATCAAGCTGCGCGAGCCTTTCTGAAATTATTGGATATGTCATAGGATCGAACGAAGAGGTCGCAGTTACCATCCGGCGGCTCACTGTCCGGCTGTCCTGCCCCTGGAGACTGTAATCAGCATATCGAGGTGGAGCGACCGATGAGCTACTTGCGGGAATTCGGACGCCTTGGCGGACACGCCAAGCGCGGGGAGGCCGGAGTCGACCGGTATGTCCGACGTTGGGAGAAGGCGAGTGATCACGCCCCGGCCTGGATCGTTCGTGCCGAGGCGTAAGCATGGCGGTTGACGATCCGTTCGACCTGGCCCGCTTTCGTGCCGCACAGGAGCCGGTTTTCGAAGCAGCGGTGGCAGAGCTGCGCGCTGGCCACAAGCGTTCCCACTGGATCTGGTTCGTTTTCCCGCAGCTGCGCGGACTTGGGCACTCGCCGACCGCCCAGCTCTATGGAATCTCCTCCCAGGATGAAGCGCGGGCGTACCTCGCGGATGCCGTCCTTGGCCAACGCCTGCGTCATGCGACAGCGGCGGCTCTCAGTGTAAGCGGCCGCTCAGCACACGAGATCTTCGGCTCTCCAGACGATTTGAAGTTCCGGTCATCAATGACGCTATTTGGCGAAACCGCCGGCCTTGACGGCTCCATCTTCCACCAGGCGCTAGACCGGTTCTTTGGAGGTGAGCGTGACCAGCACACGCTGGACCTGCTCTGAACAGCGCGACGCATGCACCGGTCACGGTGATCCCCTGGCAGGCAGCGTCATTGCCGTCCAAGAGATCTTGGGGCTTGAAATCTTCGATGCCTGCCACGTAGCGAAGAAGCGTCTGATTTGCCAACAAGCGGAGCTCTGGCAGCTCTGCGCCCAATGTCAGTCATTGAGCAGACCATAGCCGCATCCGGAAAGCGGACATCCCAGTGAACGGCTACGTTAGCGGTTGCCGGCCGTCCAATCGAGGAACTAGACAAGTTTGTGTGAGGCCGCCCAGCACCGGTAGTCGGATTTTCAAGTCAAAACCAGAACTGAGGCCTAGTCGAAGCCATTAGCCCTGCGCCTCTTCCACCTGGGCCGCGTTCGCTATGCCCGGCTGGATCGCACGTCGGCATCCTCCCGGTGAGCCCAAACCGCTTGTATGATTCCAGGCTAATATATGCTACTCCTGCGACATGCGCGGACTGCTGGCACTTGGAATGCTGGTATTGGCGGCTACAACTGCAGCCGCAGGTGAGCCGTTGTTCGACTCCATCGCCGCTGGCGACAAGGGCGCCGTGGAGCAAGCCCTGGCAGGCGGTGCCGACGTCGACAGCCGGGCACGCGACCAGGCAACTCTCCTCATCGCTGCCGCGCTCGACAACCAGCCTGAAATCGCCGAATTCCTGGTGGGCAAGGGCGCTGACGTCATGGCGCGTAATTCGGGCGGCTTTACCCCGCTTCATGCGGCGGCCTTCTCGGGCAGCCTGCCGATCGCCAAGATGCTGCTGGAGAAAGGCGCGGTGCTCGACGATAACGCCAACAAGGCGGGCGCTACGCCGTTGTTGGTGGCCGGCGAGGAAAACAACCTTGAACTGGCCGAATTCCTTATCGCGAAAGGAGCCGATGTGAACCATCCCGAGGCTCATGGTTACATGCCGATAACGCGCGCATTCTGGAAGGGCAATACGGATATCTTACGACTGTTCAAACGCCATGGCGCTACCTGCCAAGCCAAGATCCTTGGCGAGGCGAACGCGGCGAAGTGCACCGAAATCCACGACTGACGGAGGATGCAGATGAGCACGATGATCAAGTTACGACTGGTTCAGAATCTGGGGGCGGCTGCCCTGGTCGCGGTAGCTGCCGTCGCCGGCGCGGGATCGGCCCGGGCCGACGATTCGGTAAACACCGGCTATTTCGGCGGTGTGGCGATCATGGGCTACGACACGGTCGCTTACTTCACCGACGGCAAGGCCGTGAAGGGCTCCGAAGAGTTCACCTATGAATGGTTGGGGACACCCTGGCATTTCGCCAGCAAGAAACACCAGGAAATGTTCATGAGCGAACCGGTCAAGTACGCCCCTCAATATGGCGGCTATTGTGCTGGCGAAGTCGTGGGCGGTGGGGTCACGATCAATGTCGATCCGGAAGCATTCAAGATTATCGACGGCAAGCTCTACCTTATCTACGACGTCGGCAATGCGGATGATTTCGCCGCGCACGCAGCTGAAAACATACCGCAAGCCGATGCCAACTGGCCGCAGGTCGCGGCCAATCTGGAGCTCGACAAGTATCACTGAGCCTAGAGCAATTCCAGGAAAAGTGTGATTGGTTTTCCGTCCGGAATTGCGTAATAACAAAAAGATGGAGCGTTCGCCGTTTCCGTGAAACGGTGAAATGCTCCAGGTTCGCCTACCTGACCACCGTGAAGTGAAACACCTTGCTTGTATTGGCATAGGAGTAGCCGTTGCCGGCTGCGCCATTGCGCCTGTAGACGGGACCGCAGTCGGGGCGTCCGAACAGGTTCTCGCTCTGCTCGCACAAGAGATCGCCATCGACGTAGACGGTCTCGGTGACCAGCCGCGTCGTCGTTCGGAAGGCCGCCTTGCCGTCGCTCCCGATTTGAAGGAAGGCTGGTTGGAGACCGGGTTCGATCTGGCCTTGCAATGTATGGCCAATGACGAGGGAAGCGATCTCAGCACCCTTCAACCGGTCGTGCTCGTCCGGGGTAAAGCCATAGCGCCATTGGGGTAGGCCTGCCTGCCGCAGTGCGTTGACGAGGATCGCCAGGTCCTGCGGGTTCCGGAAATGCGCATGAGTCATCTGCCATCCAGCCAAAGAGTCCACATAGCTGGACCCTGCTACGAGGTTGAGCCCAGCTGCGATTTCGGCTTTCGCATCCGGTAGACGGCCGCCGCGGACATACGCCGCAGCGAGTGTAAAGCGAAAGTTGCCAACTGTGGACGCATTGTCGCGGGTGCGTTCGAGAGTCTCGATCGCTTTATCGACATTCCCCTGGAGAAGAAAAACCAGCCCGGCAGTCTCCCTGTTGATAGCGGAGAGGTCGGGGTCGAGCCTGAGCGCTATCTCGACCGCTGCGGCTGCCTCGGCATAATTGCCGGCGCATAACTGAACATATCCAAGGGCTGCTTGCGCCTCTGCATCGCCCGGACCGATTGAAACAGCCTTCCTGGCAGAGGCAATCGCATCGTCGTAGCGGCGATTCACGACCTGCATGATACCGAGAATGGCATAGGGCGATGAAAGGTCCGGTTCGAGTTCCAAAGCCCGGCTCGCCTTCTCGTAGGCTCGCTTGCGCGCGGGCGCGCTCTGCATGATGTCGTTGAAGGCCTCGCGCCAGATATAGACTGTCGTGCGCGCGTCGGCCGCAAAGGCTTCTGCGAAGGCGGTGTCGAGCCCCTCCGCCTTTTCATAGAGCGCAAGCGCCTTCCGCAGACCGGCCAGCAGGCCGCTGCGTGACGCCGTCTCGGCTTGGAGATAGTAGTCGTAGGCCTCGAGATTGTTCGTCGGCGGGCGCGCCATGCGCTCACTCTCCGCTGCCGAAGCCCGGATGCCGAGCGCTTTGGCGATCTCCCCGCTCATCTCTTCCTGGACAGCAAACACGCCGGCCATGCCGCGGTCGAACCGGTTGGCCCACAGATTGTCACCCGTTGCCGTATCGATGAGCTGGGCGTTGAGACGGATCTGCTCGCCGGTGCGGCGGACGCTCCCCGTGACGACAAAGCGGACGCCAAGATCGCGCGCGACGTCCGCCAGCACCGCAGGCTTGTTCTTGTAGGCGAACACCGAGTTGCGCGCGATGACATCGAGACCGGAAAGCTTGGTAAGGTCGGTGATCAAATCCTCGGTGATGCCGTCTACAAAATAGTCCTGGCTCGGATCACCCCCAAGGTTTGTAAACGGCACTACGGCGACCGATGGTCGGTCGGCCCGGGAAGATGTCCTCGATTGCCACGCAAACAACCCTGCAAAGAGCACGACAAACAGGACCACGATTCCTGCAATCCCGATCGCCCGGGGGGATATCGGCCGGTGAACTGCCTGCTTGATTTTCCCTGCGGCCGCGGGATCCAGCAGCAGCCGATAGGCGCGAACCGGATCGGCGATGTTCTTGAGCCGCTGCTCGCCAAGGCTGGCAAAGCCGACATCAACCTTGTGGAAGGCATGATCGAATGCGGTTCCGGAGATGCAGACTCCGCCTGGCTCGGCCATAGCTTCAAGGCGCGCGGCGATGTTGACGCCATCGCCGTAGATGTCATTTTCCTCGACGATGACGTCGCCGAGATTGACGCCGATGCGAAACCGGATCTGCCGGGCATCAGCGGTGCCTTTGTTGCGATCGGCCATCCGGCGCTGAATCGCGGCAGCACACTGGACGGCATCGACGACGCTGGCGAACTCGACCAGCGCTCCGTCGCCCATGAGCTTGATAATGCGACCGTGGAATTCCTGGATCGCGGGGTCGACCAGTTCGCGACGGCAGCTTTTCAACCGCTCCAGCGTCCCGACCTCGTCCTCGCCCATGAGGCGGCTGTAGCCAACCACATCGGCAGCAAGGATTGCGGTGAGCCTTCGCTCCATACCTGCCTGCGCCCTCCCGGTCGATCACGCGGCTTTGCTGCAGCCTATTCCAGTCCCGCGTCGGACGCGAGCGTACGCAGCCGCTTTCCAGAGGATGCCGGCGTTACTCAGTCGATGTCTGCTTGGGGCGAACAGCGGCGGCTTGGCCCAGTGTCTTCGTTGGAGACGCCGAAATGCGGTTGGAATGACCGGTTCGGGTCAGCTCACGACGTCGGACCTTGGAGGTAAAACGTCCGCTATGGAGCTCGACAAGTATCCCTGAGACCAGGTCCGCCTACTGAACGACCGTGAAGTGAAACACCTTGCTTGAATTGACAAAGGAATAGCCGTTGCCGGCATGATCGCGGCGTCTGTAGACAGGTCCGCAGTCGGGGCGCCCGAACATATTCTCGCTCAACTCGCACAAAAGGTCGCCATCGACACGGATAGTCTCGGTGACCAGCCGCGTCGTCGAGCGGAAGGCTGCCTTGCCGTCGCTCCCGATCTGGAGGAAGGCTGGTTGGAGACCGGGTTCAAGCTGACCTTGCAACGTATGGCCCAGCACCAGCGAGGCGATCTCATCGCCCTTCAAGCGGTTGTGCTCGTCGCCGGTGAAGCCGAACGGCCATTCGGGCAAGCCCGCCTGCTGTAATGCGACGATGATCAGAGCCAAATCCTGCGGGTTACGGTACTGGGCACCGTTGAGCCGGTATGCGGACAATGAATCGAACCCCGGTGTCGACATCGCACCCATTCCCTCGGCGACCGCCGCCTTGGCATCCTGCAGGCGGCCGGCGCGGGCGTAGGCGGCACCAAGCGTGATCGTGAAATCTCCGACTGAGGGCGCATCGTCGCGGGTGCGTTCGAGCGCCTCGATCGCCCTGTCGTTGCTACCTTGAATGAGAAAGACCAGACCGGCAATTTGCCGGTTGATGGGTGAAAGGTTGGGATCGAGCCTGAGAGCTGTCTCGACCGCTTCGGTAGCCTCGGCATGATTGCCGGCGAACAGTTGCACGTATCCCAGAGCTATTTGCGTCTCGGCATCGCCGGGGCCAAGTGCGACGGCTCGCTCGACCGAAGCGATGGCTTCCTCGTAGCGGCGATCCACGACCTGCATGATGCCAAGAATCGCGTAAGGCGACGAAAGATCCGGATCGAGTTGCAGCGCACGGCTTGCCTTCTCATAAGCGCGCTTGCGCGCCGGCGCACTCTGCATGATGTCGTTGAACGATTCGCGCCAGATATAAACTGTCATGCTTGCATCAGCCGCGAAGGCTTCCGCGAAAGCGGGGTCGAGCTCCTCCGCCTTGTCGTAGAGCGTAAGCGCCTCCCGCAGCCCGTTGCGCCGACCGGTCCGTGCTGTCTGCTCGGCCCGAAGATAGAAGTCATAAGCTTCGAGGTTTTCCGTCGGCGGGCGCGCCATTCGTTCGCTCTCCGCTGCCGAAGCCCGGATGCCAAGCGCCTTGGCGATCTCGCCGCTCATCTCGTCCTGGACGGCAAACACGCCGTCCATGCCACGGTCGAATCGGTTGGCCCATAGATTGTCGCCCGTTGCCGTATCGATGAGCTGGGCGTTGAGGCGAATCTGCTCGCCGGTACGGCGGACGCTGCCCGAGACGACGAAGCGGACCCCAAGGTCGCGCGCGACGTCAGTCAGCGCCGGAGGCTTGTCCTTGTAGGCGAACACCGAGTTGCGCGCGATGACGTCGAGACCGGAAAGCTTGGTGAGATCGGTGATCAGATCTTCGGTGATGCCGTCAACGAAATAGTCCTGGCCTGGATCACCGCCAAGGTTTGCAAACGGCAGCACGGCAACCGATGGCCGCGATGGCACCGAGTATTTCTGCCAGGCAAAAATGCCGGCAATCGCGGCAATCGCCAAGGCGGCGACGCTCGCCAGGATTATGAAGCGTGGGCCTTGCCGGTGTGGTGTGGCCACGACCTTGCCAGAGGCTGCGGGATCGAGCAGCAGCCGATAGGCGCGAACCGGATCGGCGATGTTCTTGAGGCGTTGCTCGCCAAGGCTGGCAAAGCCGACGTCCACCTTGTGGACGGCATGATCGAACGCGGTCCCGGAGATGCAGATTCCGCCCGGCTCGGCCATTGCCTCAAGGCGCGCGGCGATGTTGACGCCATCGCCGTAGATGTCATTTTCCTCGACGATGACGTCGCCGAGATTGACGCCGATACGAAACCGGATGTGACGGGCACCGGCGGTACCTTGGTCACGGACAGCCATCCGGCGCTGAATCGTGGCAGCGCACTGGACGGCATCGACGACGCTGGCGAACTCGACCAGTGCCCCGTCGCCCATGAGTTTGATAATGCGACCGTGGAATTCCTTGATCGCAGGGTCGATCAACTCGCGGCGGCAGCTTTTCAGCCGTTCAAGCGTACCGACCTCATCCTCGCCCATGAGCGTGCTATATCCGACCACGTCGGCAGCAAGGATTGCGGTGAGCCGTCGCTCCATACGCTGGTGTCCCACCTCCAAGGGCAAAAGCTTGGCTTGAGAGCGTACTCTAGTACTACTTTGATT
The genomic region above belongs to Mesorhizobium sp. B4-1-4 and contains:
- a CDS encoding LysR substrate-binding domain-containing protein; the encoded protein is MQHFLAVAEEKHFTRAAQRVNIVQSALSNSIRLLEEELDVKLFIRSTRQVRLTDAGRMLLDKARSALDSIRDAREAVAAVRNLERGTLSIGTVQSLPAFLDLPSLIAKFHTLHPGVEVKLRQGSSSELIERIKNGRLDLAFFPLSESPADIKTDMIACEPLVLACAAGHPLAGAQGVSLAALKDEPFVDFEPAWGTRRLVDQAFFGAGIGRHIAFEVSDLETLVELVRRGMGVALLPEAVAEARRASLGIACLAGPEICWELVVAYQTVEGDDQRPPDQAARAFLKLLDMS
- a CDS encoding DUF1810 domain-containing protein yields the protein MAVDDPFDLARFRAAQEPVFEAAVAELRAGHKRSHWIWFVFPQLRGLGHSPTAQLYGISSQDEARAYLADAVLGQRLRHATAAALSVSGRSAHEIFGSPDDLKFRSSMTLFGETAGLDGSIFHQALDRFFGGERDQHTLDLL
- a CDS encoding ankyrin repeat domain-containing protein — protein: MRGLLALGMLVLAATTAAAGEPLFDSIAAGDKGAVEQALAGGADVDSRARDQATLLIAAALDNQPEIAEFLVGKGADVMARNSGGFTPLHAAAFSGSLPIAKMLLEKGAVLDDNANKAGATPLLVAGEENNLELAEFLIAKGADVNHPEAHGYMPITRAFWKGNTDILRLFKRHGATCQAKILGEANAAKCTEIHD
- a CDS encoding YHS domain-containing (seleno)protein — translated: MSTMIKLRLVQNLGAAALVAVAAVAGAGSARADDSVNTGYFGGVAIMGYDTVAYFTDGKAVKGSEEFTYEWLGTPWHFASKKHQEMFMSEPVKYAPQYGGYCAGEVVGGGVTINVDPEAFKIIDGKLYLIYDVGNADDFAAHAAENIPQADANWPQVAANLELDKYH
- a CDS encoding adenylate/guanylate cyclase domain-containing protein, with the protein product MERRLTAILAADVVGYSRLMGEDEVGTLERLKSCRRELVDPAIQEFHGRIIKLMGDGALVEFASVVDAVQCAAAIQRRMADRNKGTADARQIRFRIGVNLGDVIVEENDIYGDGVNIAARLEAMAEPGGVCISGTAFDHAFHKVDVGFASLGEQRLKNIADPVRAYRLLLDPAAAGKIKQAVHRPISPRAIGIAGIVVLFVVLFAGLFAWQSRTSSRADRPSVAVVPFTNLGGDPSQDYFVDGITEDLITDLTKLSGLDVIARNSVFAYKNKPAVLADVARDLGVRFVVTGSVRRTGEQIRLNAQLIDTATGDNLWANRFDRGMAGVFAVQEEMSGEIAKALGIRASAAESERMARPPTNNLEAYDYYLQAETASRSGLLAGLRKALALYEKAEGLDTAFAEAFAADARTTVYIWREAFNDIMQSAPARKRAYEKASRALELEPDLSSPYAILGIMQVVNRRYDDAIASARKAVSIGPGDAEAQAALGYVQLCAGNYAEAAAAVEIALRLDPDLSAINRETAGLVFLLQGNVDKAIETLERTRDNASTVGNFRFTLAAAYVRGGRLPDAKAEIAAGLNLVAGSSYVDSLAGWQMTHAHFRNPQDLAILVNALRQAGLPQWRYGFTPDEHDRLKGAEIASLVIGHTLQGQIEPGLQPAFLQIGSDGKAAFRTTTRLVTETVYVDGDLLCEQSENLFGRPDCGPVYRRNGAAGNGYSYANTSKVFHFTVVR
- a CDS encoding adenylate/guanylate cyclase domain-containing protein, with product MERRLTAILAADVVGYSTLMGEDEVGTLERLKSCRRELIDPAIKEFHGRIIKLMGDGALVEFASVVDAVQCAATIQRRMAVRDQGTAGARHIRFRIGVNLGDVIVEENDIYGDGVNIAARLEAMAEPGGICISGTAFDHAVHKVDVGFASLGEQRLKNIADPVRAYRLLLDPAASGKVVATPHRQGPRFIILASVAALAIAAIAGIFAWQKYSVPSRPSVAVLPFANLGGDPGQDYFVDGITEDLITDLTKLSGLDVIARNSVFAYKDKPPALTDVARDLGVRFVVSGSVRRTGEQIRLNAQLIDTATGDNLWANRFDRGMDGVFAVQDEMSGEIAKALGIRASAAESERMARPPTENLEAYDFYLRAEQTARTGRRNGLREALTLYDKAEELDPAFAEAFAADASMTVYIWRESFNDIMQSAPARKRAYEKASRALQLDPDLSSPYAILGIMQVVDRRYEEAIASVERAVALGPGDAETQIALGYVQLFAGNHAEATEAVETALRLDPNLSPINRQIAGLVFLIQGSNDRAIEALERTRDDAPSVGDFTITLGAAYARAGRLQDAKAAVAEGMGAMSTPGFDSLSAYRLNGAQYRNPQDLALIIVALQQAGLPEWPFGFTGDEHNRLKGDEIASLVLGHTLQGQLEPGLQPAFLQIGSDGKAAFRSTTRLVTETIRVDGDLLCELSENMFGRPDCGPVYRRRDHAGNGYSFVNSSKVFHFTVVQ